The nucleotide window GCTACACCCAGTACTTCAGCCTCATGAATAACGTATTCCACATCGGTGCCACTAGCCAGATACAGCTTAACATCAGAATTATACAAATCACTGAGAAAATCAATTGCTCCGTTAACGGTGAGGTCTTCACCTGTAAGCTCACCTGATTCGAGCCTGGCGATTCTCTCCTCGACTATCGGGTTTAATTTTTCATAGTAAAGATCTTTATATTCTATGGGATCCCGGGGATTACCCCCTCGTTTTTTGACTTCTTCTGCAAGCTGCATCATTTGGTAAATGGTCTGCTTCCCGGTAAGGTGATCCACAAAATGAACCACCATATCTTCAATATCTTTCCTGCTCTCACTGGTTCCAGTCTCCATCAAAATATCCACCATCATGGGAACCATAACATCCTGCCATCCGTCACGAATTAAAGAAATCGTTCCGTCAAAGTCAAATACGGCATGTTTGATTTTGCCCCGCTGAATATGGGGTTTGATAATTTCAATGTCTGTATTTTCCAATTTCATATATCCTTCATTCTTATCTAAAGAAAAATATCACCTATAAATCCTATAAAATAAATACTGTTTCAGTTTCCGCTCAAATCACGGTAATACAAATCTTTTGCTTCAATTTTCTGACCCGGATCATGTCCCTGAATGGCGAAATGCCCCTGTGTATATTCTGTGTCGTGACAATCCGTCATTAACTTATCATTTACCCAAATCTGAAGATGGTCACCAACAGCTTTAATACGCAATGAAAACCACTCGTTATCTTCGGTGATGAGTTCCCCGGCCTCACAAGTTGGATTGCCGGGTTTCCACAACCAGCCCGTAAAGGCATCGCTGTGATTATCAACTTGGGCTTCGTAAC belongs to Bacteroidales bacterium and includes:
- a CDS encoding HAD family hydrolase encodes the protein MKLENTDIEIIKPHIQRGKIKHAVFDFDGTISLIRDGWQDVMVPMMVDILMETGTSESRKDIEDMVVHFVDHLTGKQTIYQMMQLAEEVKKRGGNPRDPIEYKDLYYEKLNPIVEERIARLESGELTGEDLTVNGAIDFLSDLYNSDVKLYLASGTDVEYVIHEAEVLGVASYFKQGGIFGALRDYKNFSKEMVIQQILKDYNLSGSELMIVGDGVVEIRNAKDINAIALGVASVENNAYNMNAHKRQRLIDAGADLMVTDFSEHEKLISYLLDETC